In Eretmochelys imbricata isolate rEreImb1 chromosome 14, rEreImb1.hap1, whole genome shotgun sequence, a genomic segment contains:
- the LOC144275043 gene encoding E3 ubiquitin-protein ligase TRIM39-like, producing the protein MATDNPVESLQEEAACPICLEYFKDPVIIDCGHNFCRACIAQCWEGSNTDTSCPQCRETVQQGNLRPNRQLANVLEIAKRLSLQAAKGAGGERVCGEHQETLKLFCEEDQTSVCVVCHLSRTHRAHTVVPIEEAAQEYKVKLQGALGPLRKELQEVLALMSKEKKKTTEWQGKVKNKREMVSGEFNKLHTLLKEEEQLLLQSLEEEERETLQRLQENVTKLSRQSSSLQQLITELEEKCQQPVAELLKDVKSTLSRSENMKLQEPEAVSTDLKNVYKISLDMREALERFRVDVTLDPDTAHPYLVLSEDQKRVRHGDTRQDLPDKPERFDTFPEVLGAEGFAGGRRYWEVGVGDKTRWTLGVCRESVSRKGESSFSPGNGFWVVWLRDGEFTALTSPSTPLPVSVRPGRVGIFLDYEAGEVSFYNVTDGSHLFTFTDTFSGTLRPYFCPGLNAGGTNAAPLIICPVPAPAGGNLGP; encoded by the exons ATGGCCACCGACAACCCCgtggaaagtctccaggaggaaGCTGCATGCCCCATCTGTCTAGAGTATTTTAAGGACCCAGTGATTATAGactgtgggcacaatttctgccgagcctgcatcgcccagtgctgggagggatcgAATACAGACacctcctgccctcagtgcagagaaactgtgcaacagggaaacctcaggcccaacaggcagctggcaaatgtCCTAGAAATCGCCAAGCGGCTGAGTTTACAGGCAgcgaagggggcaggaggagagagggtgtgtggggaacaccaggagACTCTGAAACTGTTTTGTGAAGAGGATCAAACTTCTGTCTGTGTGGTTTGCCATCTGTCCCGGACTCACAGAGCTCACACGGTGGTTCCCATAGAagaggctgcccaggagtacaag GTGAAactccagggagccctgggccctctgAGGAAGGAGCTGCAAGAGGTCCTGGCTCTGATgtctaaagaaaagaagaaaaccacAGAGTGGCAG GGGAAAGTGAAGAATAAGAGAGAGATGGTTTCAGGTGAATTTAACAAACTGCACACACTGctgaaagaggaggagcagctgcttctgcagagcctggaggaggaggagagggagactcTGCAGAGACTACAGGAAAATGTCACCAAACTCTCCCGGCAAagctcctctctgcagcagctgatcACAGAGCTAGAGGAGAAATGTCAGCAACCGGTTGCGGAGCTGCTGAAG gatgtgaaaagcacattgagcag GAGTGAGAATATGAAACTCCAGGAACCAGAAGCTGTTTCTACTGACCTGAAGAACGTGTATAAAATTTCCCTTGACATGAGGGAAGCGCTGGAGAGATTCAGAG tggacgtgactctggatccagacacggctcatccctacctcgtcctgtctgaggatcAGAAACGTGTGAGACACGGAGACACACGCCAGGATCTGCCCGACAAGCCTGAGAGATTTGATACGTTCCCTGAAGTGCTGGGTGCTGAGGGGTTCGCGGGCGGGAGGCGttactgggaggtgggggtgggagacaaGACGAGATGGACTCTGGGGGTTTGTAGAGAATCTGTGAGCAGGAAGGGGGAGAGCTCTTTCTCACCTGGGAATGGATTCTGGGTCGTGTGGCTGAGGGACGGGGAATTcacagccctcacctccccctcGACCCCTCTCCCTGTGAGCGTCCGGCCCGGCCGGGTGGGGATTTTCCTGGACTATGAGGCGGGCGAGGTCTCGTTTTACAATGTGACTGACGGGTCCCATCTCTTCACGTTCACTGACACCTTCTCCGGGACGCTCCGCCCTTATTTCTGTCCCGGTCTCAACGCTGGGGGTACAAACGCGGCTCCCCTGATCATCTGCCCGGTCCCGGCTCCGGCCGGGGGGAATCTCGGTCCCTGA